A portion of the Faecalibacterium sp. I3-3-89 genome contains these proteins:
- the pheS gene encoding phenylalanine--tRNA ligase subunit alpha: MQAMIDELAKQAEESLGQVSSKETLATFWQEYLSKNGKIPALMKNLRSVAPEERPAMGKIINELKAKVQVEYDAAAEQVKQAELAARNAAETVDITLPAKTRAVGGLHPLTLVTNQIIDVFSGMGFAVADAPEIEDDDHNFTRLNVPKDHPARDMQDTFYLSDEFLLRTQTSGGQIRTMDSQKPPIKVLIPGRVFRSDSDATHSPMFHQMEGLVVDKGITLGDLQGALNTFVQKLFGADTRTRLRPSYFPFTEPSVEVDVSCFECHGKGCPLCKHTGWIEVLGGGVVNRKVLENCNIDPDVYSGFAFGIGIERIAMLKYGINNIGLMFENNLQFLKQFHE; the protein is encoded by the coding sequence ATGCAAGCAATGATCGACGAGCTGGCAAAGCAGGCGGAAGAGAGCCTCGGTCAGGTCTCTTCCAAGGAGACGCTGGCAACTTTCTGGCAGGAATATCTGAGCAAGAACGGCAAGATCCCCGCCCTGATGAAGAATCTGCGCTCGGTCGCCCCCGAGGAGCGTCCGGCCATGGGCAAGATCATCAACGAACTGAAGGCCAAGGTGCAGGTGGAGTATGACGCCGCCGCCGAGCAGGTCAAACAGGCTGAGCTTGCCGCCCGCAACGCCGCTGAGACGGTGGACATCACCCTGCCCGCCAAGACCCGCGCCGTGGGCGGTCTGCACCCGTTGACCCTCGTGACCAACCAGATCATCGACGTCTTCTCGGGCATGGGCTTTGCGGTGGCAGACGCCCCCGAGATCGAGGACGACGACCACAACTTCACCCGTCTGAACGTCCCGAAGGACCACCCCGCCCGCGATATGCAGGACACCTTCTACCTGTCCGACGAGTTCCTGCTCCGCACCCAGACCTCCGGCGGCCAGATCCGCACCATGGACAGCCAGAAGCCGCCCATCAAGGTGCTCATCCCGGGCCGCGTCTTCCGCTCCGACTCCGACGCAACCCACAGCCCCATGTTCCATCAGATGGAGGGTCTGGTGGTGGATAAGGGCATCACGCTGGGCGACCTGCAGGGCGCGCTGAACACCTTCGTGCAGAAGCTGTTCGGTGCCGACACCCGCACCCGCCTGCGCCCCTCCTACTTCCCCTTCACTGAGCCGAGCGTCGAGGTGGACGTGAGCTGCTTCGAGTGCCACGGCAAGGGCTGCCCCCTGTGCAAGCACACCGGCTGGATCGAGGTGCTGGGCGGCGGCGTCGTCAACCGCAAGGTGCTGGAGAACTGCAACATCGACCCGGACGTGTACTCGGGCTTTGCCTTCGGCATCGGCATCGAGCGCATCGCCATGCTGAAGTACGGCATCAACAACATCGGCCTGATGTTTGAGAACAACCTGCAGTTCCTCAAGCAGTTCCACGAATAA
- the rmuC gene encoding DNA recombination protein RmuC yields the protein MEYLAFVYTLLLVAICLMMAVLLARTSRLLKEPKDDEALKSWLEQQLAAQAKDFSARQDAVAQQNYAAIRSVSETLQTAVQGMSTTLGQGQDSQQRILEQRLRSLEQANTQQMEQLRQAVTQSMATLQAENARKLDEIRHTVDEQLQDALQKRVTESFKAVNQQLEQVYKGLGEMQSLAADVGGLKQVLSGVKTRGILGEIQLGAILEEILAPEQYDTNVATIPGSTQRVEYAIKMPGADGGSVWLPIDSKFPGDTYGHLQDAYASGDAQAVENARHALEMVLRSEAKDIREKYVEPPYTTAFGILFLPFEGLYAEVVNAGLLEVLQRDYQVNVAGPSTMAALLNSLQMGFKTLAIQKRSGEVWQLLGAVKTEFDKFGQGLTKMQQRLRQTDEELDKLIGVRSRAISRKLRSVQSLDEASASALLEIDDMNELPGALSETGGVSDQVGN from the coding sequence ATGGAATATCTTGCGTTCGTGTACACCCTGCTGCTCGTCGCCATCTGTCTGATGATGGCGGTGCTGCTGGCTCGCACCAGCCGCCTGCTGAAGGAGCCGAAGGACGACGAGGCCCTGAAGAGCTGGCTGGAACAGCAGCTTGCCGCACAGGCCAAGGACTTCAGCGCCCGGCAGGATGCCGTGGCCCAGCAGAACTACGCCGCCATCCGCAGCGTCAGCGAGACGCTCCAGACCGCCGTGCAGGGGATGAGCACCACGCTGGGGCAGGGGCAGGACAGCCAGCAGCGCATCCTTGAGCAGCGGCTGCGCAGCCTCGAGCAGGCCAACACCCAGCAGATGGAGCAGCTGCGTCAGGCCGTCACCCAGAGCATGGCGACGCTTCAGGCCGAGAACGCCCGCAAGCTGGATGAGATCCGCCACACGGTGGACGAGCAGCTTCAGGACGCCCTGCAGAAGCGGGTCACCGAGAGCTTCAAGGCCGTCAACCAGCAGCTCGAGCAGGTGTACAAGGGTCTGGGCGAGATGCAGTCCCTTGCCGCCGATGTGGGCGGCCTGAAGCAGGTGCTTTCGGGCGTCAAGACCCGCGGCATCCTCGGCGAGATCCAGCTGGGGGCCATCCTCGAGGAGATTCTGGCCCCCGAGCAGTACGACACCAATGTCGCCACCATCCCGGGCAGCACCCAGCGGGTGGAATACGCCATCAAGATGCCGGGCGCGGACGGCGGCAGCGTCTGGCTCCCCATCGACTCCAAGTTCCCCGGCGACACCTACGGCCACCTGCAGGACGCCTACGCCTCCGGCGACGCACAGGCCGTGGAGAACGCCCGCCACGCGCTGGAAATGGTCCTCCGCAGCGAGGCAAAGGACATCCGGGAAAAGTACGTCGAGCCGCCCTATACCACGGCCTTCGGCATCCTGTTCCTGCCCTTTGAGGGCCTGTATGCCGAAGTGGTGAACGCCGGGCTGCTGGAGGTCTTGCAGCGGGATTATCAGGTCAACGTGGCAGGCCCCAGCACCATGGCGGCCCTGCTGAACAGCTTACAGATGGGCTTCAAGACCCTCGCCATCCAGAAGCGCTCGGGCGAGGTGTGGCAGCTGCTGGGCGCAGTGAAGACCGAGTTCGACAAGTTCGGGCAGGGCCTCACCAAGATGCAGCAGCGCCTGCGCCAGACCGACGAGGAGCTGGACAAGCTCATCGGCGTCCGCAGCCGCGCCATCAGCCGGAAGCTGCGCAGCGTCCAGAGCCTCGATGAGGCCAGCGCCAGCGCCCTCCTCGAGATCGACGACATGAACGAGCTGCCGGGTGCGCTCTCCGAGACAGGCGGGGTATCTGACCAAGTTGGAAATTAA
- a CDS encoding FprA family A-type flavoprotein has protein sequence MSVKNISSAILGVGVDDTTIDLFESQYPVPTGVSYNSYIIRDEKTAILDTVDVRATDEWMANVTEALAGEKPAYLVVHHMEPDHGANVARLAALYPEMQVVGNAKTFQYMEQFFGPEAIAKERRVVVKDGESLSLGAHTLTFVFAPMVHWPEVMVSYESTEKVLFSADGFGRFGAVAKFDEKADWASEARRYYLNIVGKYGPQVQALLKKAAALDIATICPLHGPVLTGDLSKYLNYYDLWSSYRAEEPEKILVASASIHGHTRAAAHTLADKLRAKGAKVVEIDLTRVDVSYAVTEAFRCGKTVLACATYDGFLFPPMENLLTHLKTKAFQSRTIALMENGTWAPMAAKLMRAELEGMKNITVCDTVVTLRSASNPAAEAQMDALAEELLAK, from the coding sequence ATGAGCGTAAAGAATATCAGCAGCGCCATCCTTGGCGTGGGTGTGGACGATACCACCATTGACCTGTTCGAGAGCCAGTACCCGGTGCCCACCGGCGTCAGCTACAACTCCTATATCATCCGGGACGAGAAGACCGCCATCCTCGACACGGTGGACGTACGTGCCACCGACGAGTGGATGGCAAACGTCACCGAGGCGCTGGCAGGGGAGAAGCCCGCCTACCTCGTCGTCCACCACATGGAGCCGGACCACGGCGCAAATGTGGCCCGCCTCGCTGCCCTCTACCCCGAGATGCAGGTGGTGGGCAACGCCAAGACCTTCCAGTATATGGAGCAGTTCTTCGGCCCGGAGGCCATCGCCAAGGAGCGCCGCGTCGTCGTGAAGGACGGCGAGAGCCTCTCGCTGGGCGCACACACCCTCACCTTCGTCTTTGCGCCGATGGTCCACTGGCCCGAGGTCATGGTGAGCTATGAGTCCACCGAGAAGGTCCTCTTCTCCGCCGACGGCTTCGGCCGCTTCGGCGCTGTGGCAAAGTTCGACGAGAAAGCCGACTGGGCCAGCGAGGCCCGCCGCTACTACCTGAACATCGTGGGCAAGTACGGCCCGCAGGTGCAGGCCCTGCTGAAAAAGGCCGCTGCGCTGGACATCGCCACCATCTGCCCGCTGCACGGCCCTGTCCTCACCGGCGACCTCAGCAAATACCTGAACTACTATGATCTGTGGTCCAGCTACAGGGCCGAGGAGCCGGAGAAGATCCTGGTAGCCAGCGCCTCCATCCACGGCCACACCCGCGCCGCCGCCCACACTCTGGCCGACAAGCTCCGGGCCAAGGGGGCGAAGGTGGTGGAGATCGACCTGACCCGGGTCGATGTCTCCTACGCCGTCACGGAGGCCTTCCGCTGCGGCAAGACCGTGCTGGCCTGCGCCACCTACGACGGCTTCCTCTTCCCGCCGATGGAGAACCTGCTGACCCACCTGAAGACCAAGGCCTTCCAGAGCCGCACCATCGCCCTGATGGAGAACGGCACTTGGGCACCCATGGCCGCAAAGCTCATGCGCGCCGAGCTGGAGGGCATGAAGAACATCACCGTCTGTGACACCGTCGTCACCCTCCGCTCTGCCTCCAACCCCGCCGCCGAGGCGCAGATGGATGCGCTGGCGGAGGAGCTGCTGGCGAAGTAA